The following are from one region of the Alicyclobacillus fastidiosus genome:
- a CDS encoding ATP-dependent Clp protease ATP-binding subunit codes for MRCDVCKTQDANAEVRMNVNGVKRELHVCAECLSKLRSSYKSPVSMGPFGGFPSMDEMFQQLFSGQSNMQPAQSSQVPNAGSGGRGGFLDEYGRNLTVWAKQGRIDPVIGRDKEVSRVIEILNRRNKNNPVLIGEPGVGKTAIAEGLAVRIIEGKVPAKLRDKQVYNLDVSSLVADTGIRGQFEERMNNLIAELQSRPDVILFIDEIHLLVGAGSAQGSMDAGNILKPALARGDIQVIGATTLKEYRQIEKDAALERRFQPVMVDEPTVDEAIQILQGIRPKYEAYHQVHFTDEAIAACVTLSNRYISDRFLPDKAIDLLDEAGSKANLRMSDSQSEDLAAQLENVVREKAEATKVEAYERAAELHKEELRLRELLKEEPAAKTPRAEVTTLDVQQIVEEKTGIPVRKIQESEQSKLRDLEQDLANRVIGQAEAVKKVAKAVRRSRTGLRKGERPIGSFLFVGPTGVGKTELAKSLALNLFGNKDAMIRLDMSEYMEKHSVSKLIGSPPGYVGYDEAGQLTEQVRRNPYSLILLDEIEKAHPDVQHMFLQIMEDGRLTDSQGRTVSFKDTILIMTSNAGVTERKASLGFSVEDGAKGLETAETQIGNLSAYFKPEFLNRFDAIVDFAPLTKADLAQIVLLFLDELKGVLAEQKIELSWTDAAVERLGALGYHPQYGARPLRRVIQDQVEDQIADVLVEQPNANALVIDVDEDSREGGNPGIAQIVIRSRN; via the coding sequence ATGCGTTGTGATGTCTGTAAAACACAGGATGCGAACGCTGAGGTTCGCATGAATGTAAATGGAGTAAAAAGAGAATTACACGTTTGTGCCGAATGTCTGTCGAAGCTTCGGTCTTCTTATAAATCGCCTGTGAGCATGGGGCCATTCGGAGGATTTCCGTCGATGGATGAGATGTTTCAACAACTATTCTCGGGACAATCGAACATGCAACCCGCGCAATCAAGTCAGGTGCCAAATGCCGGGAGCGGCGGTCGGGGAGGCTTCCTCGACGAGTATGGGCGAAATTTGACCGTCTGGGCTAAGCAGGGCCGTATCGATCCGGTCATCGGCCGCGACAAAGAAGTTTCTCGCGTCATCGAAATTCTCAATCGGCGCAACAAGAACAATCCTGTGCTGATTGGTGAACCTGGCGTTGGGAAAACGGCTATCGCCGAAGGGCTGGCCGTTCGCATTATAGAAGGGAAGGTCCCAGCGAAGTTACGGGACAAACAGGTCTACAACTTGGACGTCTCCTCGCTGGTCGCCGATACCGGTATTCGGGGCCAATTCGAAGAACGGATGAACAACTTAATCGCCGAGTTACAATCGCGACCTGATGTGATTTTGTTCATCGACGAGATCCATCTGTTGGTGGGCGCGGGATCCGCACAAGGTTCGATGGACGCAGGCAACATTCTCAAACCGGCGCTCGCCCGCGGCGATATTCAGGTGATCGGCGCCACGACGCTCAAGGAATACCGCCAGATTGAAAAGGATGCAGCGCTCGAACGCCGCTTCCAGCCTGTGATGGTGGACGAGCCGACCGTCGACGAGGCTATCCAAATCCTTCAGGGGATTCGTCCAAAGTATGAGGCGTACCACCAGGTGCACTTTACTGACGAGGCCATCGCGGCCTGCGTCACACTGTCCAATCGCTACATCTCTGACAGGTTTCTGCCGGACAAGGCGATCGACCTGTTAGATGAGGCGGGATCGAAGGCGAATTTGCGCATGTCTGACAGCCAGTCGGAGGACCTGGCCGCGCAGCTGGAGAACGTCGTCCGCGAGAAGGCCGAGGCGACGAAAGTGGAAGCTTATGAGCGAGCAGCCGAGCTTCATAAGGAAGAACTTCGCCTTCGCGAATTGCTGAAGGAAGAGCCGGCCGCAAAGACGCCTCGGGCTGAAGTCACCACACTCGACGTTCAACAGATCGTCGAAGAGAAAACGGGAATTCCTGTACGAAAGATTCAGGAGTCCGAACAGAGCAAACTCCGCGATCTCGAGCAGGACTTGGCGAACCGAGTGATTGGTCAAGCGGAAGCTGTGAAAAAGGTGGCCAAGGCAGTTCGCCGCAGCCGCACGGGGCTGCGCAAAGGTGAGCGCCCGATTGGCTCCTTCCTCTTCGTCGGTCCGACGGGCGTCGGCAAGACCGAGCTCGCCAAGAGCCTAGCCTTGAATCTGTTCGGGAACAAGGATGCGATGATCCGTCTGGATATGAGTGAGTACATGGAGAAGCACTCTGTGTCCAAACTCATCGGATCGCCGCCGGGATACGTGGGATACGACGAGGCTGGCCAACTCACCGAGCAAGTTCGGCGGAATCCGTATAGTTTGATTTTGCTCGACGAGATCGAAAAGGCGCATCCGGACGTGCAGCACATGTTCCTGCAAATCATGGAGGATGGACGCTTGACCGACAGTCAGGGGCGGACGGTCAGCTTCAAGGATACTATCCTGATTATGACGAGTAATGCAGGGGTTACAGAACGGAAGGCGTCCTTGGGCTTTAGCGTGGAGGATGGTGCGAAAGGACTCGAAACGGCGGAGACGCAGATCGGGAATCTCTCGGCTTACTTTAAACCGGAGTTTCTCAACCGATTTGACGCCATCGTCGACTTTGCTCCTCTGACGAAGGCTGACTTGGCCCAAATCGTCCTCTTGTTCCTCGACGAACTAAAAGGAGTTCTCGCAGAGCAGAAGATTGAGCTGTCCTGGACGGATGCAGCAGTCGAGAGACTTGGCGCCCTCGGTTATCACCCGCAGTACGGAGCGCGACCATTGCGCCGGGTGATCCAGGACCAAGTCGAGGATCAAATTGCCGATGTTCTAGTGGAGCAGCCGAACGCCAACGCACTTGTTATCGATGTCGACGAGGACTCGAGAGAAGGTGGCAATCCTGGTATTGCGCAAATCGTCATTCGCTCTCGGAATTAA
- a CDS encoding alpha/beta fold hydrolase translates to MPLVDIPLHDLQAYQGRNPRPLDFEAYWARAIEEMRATDPQIELVSSAFSVPNVDCFDLYFTGVRGARIHAQYLRPQNVVSPHPAILQFHGYKGNAGDWSEKLAYTSFGYSVLAMDCRGQGGLSEDTGGVRGTTYRGHIVRGLDDHPDNLLFRHIMLDAAQLAGIAMELPEVDPDRIGVFGWSQGGALTVACAALEPRVQRLAPVYPFLCDYKRTWEMDLGGCLEEIVPFFRNHDPQHLREDDIFTRLGYIDIQHLAEKIRGQVLWGVGLMDTVCPPSTQFAVFNKITSAKRMEVFPDFGHESLPKMSDKIAQFMLEL, encoded by the coding sequence ATGCCGCTTGTCGACATACCGCTGCACGATCTCCAAGCATACCAAGGGCGAAATCCCCGTCCGCTAGATTTCGAAGCGTACTGGGCGCGCGCGATCGAAGAGATGCGTGCGACAGATCCACAAATTGAACTCGTATCAAGCGCCTTTTCTGTTCCAAATGTAGACTGCTTTGATCTGTATTTTACTGGTGTAAGAGGTGCAAGAATTCACGCGCAATACCTTCGTCCGCAGAACGTTGTGTCGCCGCATCCCGCTATTCTTCAGTTCCATGGTTATAAGGGCAACGCTGGTGACTGGTCGGAAAAGTTAGCCTACACATCATTCGGATATTCCGTGCTTGCCATGGATTGCCGTGGGCAGGGTGGGCTCTCCGAGGACACGGGAGGCGTCAGGGGGACGACGTACCGGGGGCATATCGTGCGGGGGCTGGATGACCACCCGGACAATCTTCTGTTTCGCCACATCATGCTGGATGCCGCACAACTCGCCGGCATCGCGATGGAATTGCCAGAGGTCGATCCCGATCGCATCGGCGTTTTCGGCTGGTCGCAAGGTGGTGCGCTCACGGTCGCTTGTGCCGCCCTTGAGCCACGAGTTCAGCGCCTGGCACCGGTGTATCCGTTCCTCTGCGACTACAAACGCACTTGGGAAATGGATCTCGGTGGCTGTCTTGAAGAAATTGTCCCATTTTTCCGCAATCACGACCCGCAACATCTGCGTGAGGACGATATCTTTACCCGCCTAGGGTATATTGACATCCAGCACCTCGCCGAGAAGATCCGCGGACAAGTCTTGTGGGGCGTCGGTCTCATGGATACGGTTTGTCCTCCGTCTACACAGTTTGCGGTATTTAACAAAATTACATCTGCGAAGCGGATGGAGGTCTTTCCGGACTTCGGTCATGAAAGCCTGCCGAAGATGTCGGACAAAATTGCGCAGTTCATGCTCGAACTATAA
- a CDS encoding B12-binding domain-containing radical SAM protein, which yields MNVILTTLNAKYIHSSLALRYLRTYVEKDFPSTQIREYTMKDPATQIVADLYTQKPDVIAFSVYIWNVEETLPLLSMLKKVLPDTSIVLGGPEVSYDTRHWMERCPAIDCIVQGEGEGTFHHLLTTLDRGESLREVNGLVYRENGQVRTNPARPKLDLHQIPSPYQDDADIASLRNRVVYYETSRGCPFSCQFCLSSIESGVRYFPLERVKADLKLLIDSGIKTIKFVDRTFNLKRQYALDLFQFLIDNRGDTVFQFEITGDILPTEIVDFLKEHAPQGLFRFEIGVQSTNDLTNTLVKRRQNFARLRDTILAVKASGKIVQHLDLIAGLPEEDYGSFKKTFNDVFAFEPDELQLGFLKMLRGTGMRQRAPEFGYVFMDRAPYEIFSNHVLSYDDVLRIKQVEDVLEKYWNEGKLRHTVQYLTRHVFPSPFDFFQMFGHYWESQGWSKIGHQLEDLFVRLDDFLMTVRQIDERHAARSYMMYDFLLQHRVRPHKVWWEKRLGRGARSRLAAWIFDHPQWFGPDFARLQLTRSDIEKHTVLEVLPRLIHPQNPDHPPQDESGLLLFYYPPGLQRGQQPTPYVSPLPKQAQILCS from the coding sequence ATGAACGTCATCTTAACGACACTCAACGCAAAGTACATCCACTCTTCCTTGGCATTGCGATACCTTCGCACGTATGTGGAAAAGGACTTCCCCAGCACGCAAATACGCGAATACACCATGAAAGACCCTGCGACGCAAATCGTCGCTGATCTATACACCCAAAAGCCGGATGTCATCGCGTTTTCGGTTTACATCTGGAACGTCGAAGAAACCCTGCCGCTCCTCTCCATGCTCAAAAAGGTGCTCCCAGATACGTCGATTGTGCTAGGCGGACCGGAGGTCTCCTACGATACCCGCCACTGGATGGAACGCTGTCCGGCCATCGATTGTATTGTCCAAGGAGAAGGAGAAGGCACGTTTCACCACCTACTCACCACCTTGGACCGGGGCGAATCGCTGCGCGAGGTCAATGGCCTCGTGTATCGGGAAAACGGGCAGGTTCGAACCAATCCTGCTCGCCCCAAGCTCGACCTCCATCAGATTCCGAGTCCATATCAGGACGATGCGGACATCGCGTCATTACGGAACCGCGTCGTATATTACGAAACGAGTCGAGGCTGTCCATTTTCCTGCCAGTTCTGCCTGTCCTCCATCGAATCGGGCGTCCGTTACTTCCCCCTCGAGCGCGTGAAGGCAGACCTGAAACTCCTGATTGATTCCGGCATTAAGACAATTAAATTCGTGGATCGGACGTTCAATCTGAAACGGCAGTACGCGCTCGACTTATTCCAATTCCTCATCGACAACCGCGGCGACACGGTCTTTCAGTTTGAAATTACAGGCGACATTCTGCCCACTGAGATTGTCGACTTCCTCAAGGAGCACGCCCCACAGGGACTATTTCGATTTGAAATCGGCGTCCAGTCGACCAACGACCTGACCAACACGTTGGTGAAGCGCCGGCAAAACTTTGCACGACTGCGGGACACGATTCTCGCTGTCAAAGCGAGCGGGAAAATTGTGCAGCACCTTGACCTCATTGCCGGGCTGCCGGAGGAAGATTACGGTTCGTTCAAGAAGACGTTCAACGACGTGTTTGCCTTTGAGCCAGACGAATTGCAGCTCGGCTTCTTGAAGATGCTGCGCGGCACCGGTATGCGGCAACGAGCACCCGAATTCGGCTACGTATTTATGGATCGCGCTCCCTACGAAATATTTTCCAATCACGTCTTGTCCTATGACGACGTCTTGCGCATCAAACAGGTCGAAGACGTCCTTGAAAAGTACTGGAATGAAGGAAAGCTGCGACACACGGTGCAATACCTCACTCGTCACGTATTTCCGAGCCCTTTTGATTTCTTCCAAATGTTTGGCCACTACTGGGAATCACAGGGCTGGAGTAAAATCGGGCATCAATTGGAAGATCTATTTGTACGGCTCGATGACTTTCTGATGACGGTAAGGCAAATCGACGAGCGCCATGCAGCTCGCTCCTACATGATGTACGACTTCCTCCTGCAACATCGCGTTCGTCCACACAAAGTATGGTGGGAGAAGAGGCTGGGCAGAGGGGCGAGATCGCGTTTGGCAGCCTGGATCTTTGACCATCCACAATGGTTTGGTCCCGACTTTGCCCGGCTGCAACTCACGCGATCCGACATCGAGAAGCACACCGTGCTAGAAGTACTGCCACGACTGATTCATCCGCAAAACCCGGACCATCCCCCACAGGATGAATCTGGACTACTCCTGTTTTACTACCCTCCGGGTCTGCAAAGAGGGCAACAGCCCACACCCTATGTGTCCCCGCTACCAAAGCAAGCGCAAATCCTGTGCTCGTAG
- a CDS encoding carbohydrate ABC transporter permease: protein MSVTGPSFSTTSLQRKHHARGLKNSAKTLLTMALVIVMAAYFLLPLYWLLVSMTKNTTQLFNTPMLAFPSHLNLGANLRWLSSYQGGIFWRWVLNSVIYAVITSCGATLISAMAGYVIAMYNFRFKRQMSFAVLGALMVPSAAMVIPVFLMIKSLGLINTYAGVILPMLFNPFGVYFMMVYIHEAMPMELIDSGRIDGANDYGIFFRIGMPLIRPGLVTLLLITFVSTWNNFFLPLVLLNNSNLYPLTLGLDIWTANLNTAGAGQPLYPLILIGAFLSILPMLILFPLLRNYIVSGIAMGSVKS from the coding sequence ATGAGCGTAACCGGACCTAGTTTCTCTACGACCTCCTTGCAACGGAAACATCACGCGCGGGGACTGAAGAACTCTGCCAAGACGCTGTTGACGATGGCCCTGGTCATCGTGATGGCCGCCTACTTCTTGCTTCCGCTCTACTGGCTGCTCGTATCGATGACGAAGAACACGACGCAGTTATTTAATACACCGATGCTCGCGTTTCCGAGCCATTTGAATCTCGGTGCCAACCTGCGTTGGCTGAGTTCATACCAGGGGGGCATCTTCTGGCGCTGGGTACTCAATTCCGTCATTTACGCGGTGATCACATCCTGCGGGGCGACGCTGATCAGCGCGATGGCTGGGTACGTCATCGCTATGTACAATTTTCGCTTTAAGCGGCAGATGTCGTTTGCTGTGTTGGGGGCACTGATGGTGCCGAGTGCGGCGATGGTCATTCCCGTGTTTTTGATGATTAAATCATTGGGGCTTATCAACACCTACGCTGGTGTTATATTACCGATGTTATTCAACCCGTTTGGCGTCTATTTCATGATGGTGTACATCCATGAAGCGATGCCCATGGAACTCATCGACTCGGGGAGAATCGATGGGGCGAACGACTACGGCATCTTCTTCCGGATTGGCATGCCATTGATTCGCCCAGGCTTGGTCACATTGCTTTTAATCACGTTCGTGAGCACCTGGAACAACTTCTTCTTGCCGTTGGTCCTTCTGAACAACTCAAACCTCTACCCACTGACGTTGGGATTGGATATCTGGACTGCCAATTTGAATACCGCCGGGGCGGGTCAACCCTTATATCCGCTGATTCTGATTGGCGCATTTCTATCGATTTTACCCATGTTGATTCTCTTTCCATTGCTGCGGAACTACATCGTATCCGGAATTGCGATGGGTAGTGTGAAGTCATAG
- a CDS encoding sugar ABC transporter permease, whose translation MKRTHRRVPYGLLAPFALVFLLFFAFPFLYSLYLSFFVNSGGTNHFIGLRNYGVAWQDTNFWYALFRVVYYGVVQVAIMLVLALALALLLDSRFVKSKAVFRIVYFLPYAVPGVIAAIMWGFLYSPQLDPILAVFKLFTGGNPVNILANGHVLYGIVNMAIWEWTGYNMTIYFASLTSIPIELYDAAKIDGCNESQVALHIKLPLLRPTIIMTVVLSIIGSLQLFNEPFILSSMTSIPWNYTPNMEIYNMAFAYGNFTYSATLSIILSVITFIASLLFMYATSDERKTKKVRLHRRMAKGQAGNHASEVRAEGGEVV comes from the coding sequence ATGAAGCGAACTCACCGTCGAGTCCCGTATGGGCTCTTAGCCCCATTTGCGTTGGTATTTCTACTCTTCTTTGCGTTTCCATTCCTCTACTCGCTGTACCTGAGCTTCTTCGTGAACAGTGGCGGTACCAACCATTTCATCGGCCTTCGAAATTACGGCGTCGCCTGGCAAGACACAAACTTTTGGTATGCGTTGTTTCGGGTCGTCTACTATGGCGTCGTACAGGTCGCGATTATGCTCGTCTTAGCACTGGCACTAGCACTCTTGCTGGATAGTCGATTCGTCAAGAGCAAGGCGGTGTTCCGCATTGTATACTTTTTGCCGTATGCGGTTCCTGGCGTGATCGCGGCGATTATGTGGGGCTTCCTCTACTCTCCACAACTAGACCCTATACTTGCTGTATTCAAACTGTTTACGGGTGGAAATCCTGTCAACATCCTAGCGAACGGGCATGTCCTGTACGGGATCGTCAACATGGCCATCTGGGAATGGACCGGCTACAACATGACGATTTATTTCGCCAGCCTGACCTCGATCCCAATTGAGCTCTACGACGCCGCGAAAATCGACGGGTGCAATGAAAGCCAAGTAGCGCTCCATATCAAGCTGCCACTCCTGCGCCCTACCATCATCATGACAGTGGTGCTGTCGATCATCGGATCCCTCCAGTTGTTCAACGAGCCGTTTATCCTATCATCGATGACTAGCATTCCGTGGAACTATACGCCGAACATGGAAATTTACAATATGGCGTTTGCGTATGGAAACTTTACCTACTCGGCGACGCTCTCCATCATTCTATCCGTCATCACCTTTATTGCGTCCCTGTTGTTCATGTATGCGACAAGTGATGAGCGAAAGACCAAGAAGGTGCGATTGCACAGACGGATGGCCAAGGGACAAGCGGGAAACCACGCAAGCGAAGTGCGTGCTGAAGGGGGAGAAGTGGTATGA
- a CDS encoding sugar ABC transporter substrate-binding protein — protein sequence MQKRPWIIAGLSSIALFCTTTAPVFAASIPEPHYPKDTQKVTITWWTWTANADRVIAAFNKEYPNIKVVHPLIGAGATEYNKLTTAIKAGTGAPDVVQIEYQYLPKFIDTNGLLNIAPYVKQYQSSFQPWTWAQSSRGNAVYAIPEDIGPLAMFYRTSVFQKYHLPLPKTWAQFATEAKQLHKEAPSEYLTYFPVTDGGLITGLLWQSGAQLFQYTPNGWKIDLNSPKAKQVMNYWGNLVKEGVIPATNDGTPAFQSDLGSGKYAVMLNGAWAPAYSIEPYVRPNTKDWHAADIPQWSSTGPFVDGNNGGSTNAVTKQSKHPDAAALFAAWINTSQAGELLDVTDIGHGGRGQVPANKYGTQLPQFDAPNPSLDGQKAAPVFIKASKSVNTSFQWSPWTDYVYNQMTIEFTKAAAGQETWDQALDNLQHSVVVFAESMGYKVVANGAQADKSGSASSFWSEVNSPGLYVVFVLALLTVCTLIIRRSKTRS from the coding sequence GTGCAAAAGAGACCGTGGATCATCGCTGGTTTGAGCAGCATAGCACTGTTTTGCACCACAACCGCCCCTGTCTTCGCCGCGTCGATTCCAGAGCCGCATTACCCGAAGGATACCCAGAAGGTGACGATCACGTGGTGGACTTGGACGGCCAACGCCGATCGGGTAATTGCGGCGTTCAACAAGGAGTATCCGAACATCAAGGTCGTGCACCCTTTGATCGGCGCTGGAGCGACGGAGTACAACAAGCTGACGACTGCCATCAAAGCGGGGACTGGAGCGCCTGACGTAGTCCAAATCGAATATCAATATCTCCCGAAGTTCATCGATACCAACGGGCTGCTCAATATCGCTCCTTACGTGAAGCAATACCAGTCCAGTTTCCAACCTTGGACGTGGGCGCAGTCGAGTCGCGGCAATGCCGTGTATGCGATTCCCGAAGATATCGGGCCGCTCGCGATGTTTTACAGAACGAGCGTATTCCAGAAGTACCATCTCCCGTTGCCCAAGACGTGGGCGCAGTTCGCCACAGAAGCGAAACAACTGCACAAGGAGGCGCCGTCTGAGTACTTGACGTATTTTCCGGTGACGGACGGCGGACTCATCACAGGTTTGTTGTGGCAGTCCGGCGCTCAGTTGTTTCAGTATACGCCAAACGGCTGGAAGATCGATTTGAACAGTCCGAAGGCGAAACAGGTGATGAACTACTGGGGGAACTTAGTGAAAGAGGGCGTCATCCCGGCCACAAACGATGGTACGCCTGCATTTCAAAGTGACCTAGGCAGCGGCAAATACGCGGTGATGCTCAATGGAGCGTGGGCGCCTGCCTATTCGATTGAACCATATGTACGCCCGAACACCAAGGATTGGCACGCTGCAGACATCCCTCAATGGAGCTCAACTGGACCATTTGTGGACGGCAACAACGGCGGATCTACGAACGCGGTGACCAAGCAGTCGAAACATCCAGATGCCGCGGCCCTGTTTGCAGCGTGGATCAATACGAGCCAGGCCGGCGAACTGCTCGACGTGACGGATATCGGGCACGGTGGGAGAGGGCAAGTTCCTGCAAACAAGTACGGAACGCAGTTGCCACAATTCGACGCGCCAAATCCGTCGTTGGACGGTCAGAAGGCGGCCCCTGTATTTATCAAGGCTTCGAAGTCAGTCAATACGTCATTCCAGTGGAGCCCATGGACAGATTATGTCTACAACCAGATGACCATCGAGTTTACAAAAGCAGCGGCAGGGCAAGAGACATGGGATCAGGCATTGGATAACCTGCAACACAGTGTCGTGGTCTTTGCCGAGTCAATGGGCTACAAAGTGGTTGCAAATGGTGCGCAAGCGGATAAGTCTGGTTCCGCTAGCTCATTCTGGTCTGAAGTCAATTCTCCGGGGCTATACGTAGTCTTTGTACTAGCCCTGTTGACGGTATGTACACTCATCATACGCCGTTCGAAGACGCGTTCGTAA
- a CDS encoding aldo/keto reductase: protein MKMIDIAGLSKPCSQLIMGSMVFSPDDMDRCRGLLDAFVEAGGNAIDLAHIYNGGRSELAVGKWLQERDREKLVIIDKGAHPHGNRNRVNAKDIAADLNESLQRLGVDAIDVYLLHRDDPAVPVGDILEILNEHKSAGKIEVFGTSNWTWQRIEEANEYAYAHGLDGFCCNSPNLSLATANEPRWPGCVTVDAETLVWHERTLLPLLSWSSQAGGFFTGRYSPEIQEDADMVRVYYNAQNWNRLARATELAVAKGVDANAIALAYVLNQRFPTAAIIGPHSLVELQSSLVARDVQLNEEEIDWLLTGRQVS from the coding sequence ATGAAGATGATCGATATTGCGGGACTTTCCAAGCCTTGTTCCCAACTGATCATGGGTTCGATGGTGTTTTCGCCTGACGATATGGACAGATGTCGCGGCCTGCTGGACGCGTTTGTCGAGGCTGGCGGCAATGCCATCGATCTCGCCCACATCTACAACGGAGGACGAAGCGAACTAGCGGTGGGGAAATGGCTGCAAGAGCGGGATCGAGAAAAACTGGTCATCATCGATAAAGGTGCTCATCCACACGGCAATCGAAACCGCGTGAACGCGAAGGATATCGCCGCCGACTTAAACGAGAGCTTGCAGCGCCTTGGTGTCGACGCGATCGATGTCTACTTGTTACATCGCGACGACCCAGCAGTTCCTGTTGGTGACATTCTCGAGATCTTAAACGAGCACAAAAGCGCCGGGAAAATTGAGGTGTTTGGTACTTCGAACTGGACTTGGCAACGTATTGAAGAGGCGAACGAGTATGCATATGCACATGGGTTAGACGGGTTTTGCTGCAACAGCCCGAATCTCAGTTTAGCGACGGCTAACGAGCCCAGGTGGCCGGGTTGTGTGACGGTTGACGCAGAGACGCTCGTGTGGCACGAACGCACGCTCCTGCCACTTCTGTCCTGGTCATCGCAAGCGGGCGGTTTCTTCACGGGCCGCTATTCGCCAGAGATCCAGGAAGATGCAGATATGGTTCGCGTCTATTACAATGCACAGAACTGGAACCGATTGGCTAGGGCCACAGAGCTCGCTGTGGCAAAAGGGGTGGATGCCAACGCCATCGCGCTGGCCTACGTGTTGAATCAGCGCTTTCCCACGGCTGCGATCATCGGTCCGCACAGCTTAGTGGAACTTCAGTCGAGCCTCGTGGCACGCGACGTGCAACTGAACGAGGAAGAAATCGATTGGCTATTGACTGGGCGACAGGTGTCGTAA
- a CDS encoding Gfo/Idh/MocA family oxidoreductase, which yields MQGELVRWGVIGCAGIAVRQVIPAIQRSQTGTVAAVASRSKEKAEQTAAEFGVAKAYDSYEKILEDSDIDAVYIPLPNHLHREWTIRAAQAGKHVLCEKPIALNAREAQEMVDACRLCGVQLAEAFMYRYHPRYERIREVIQAGEIGAIRTVHGAFSFNNAKDLDNIRYKSGMGGGSIYDVGCYPINAARFLLAQEPLAVTVHAMFSALHDGVDMSATGLLEFEDGVSLTFECGMWCYGSNELRIVGSEGRIDVPFAYVGKPETLRASVVVGDECRELAVPTVDPYVAEIDDFGRSLLANRLPRFDPEESVRNMRVIDACLASARTRARVSLD from the coding sequence ATGCAGGGGGAACTTGTCAGGTGGGGAGTCATTGGCTGCGCCGGCATCGCAGTTCGGCAGGTCATCCCGGCGATTCAGCGGTCGCAAACTGGGACGGTGGCCGCGGTTGCCAGTCGCAGCAAGGAGAAGGCGGAGCAGACGGCAGCGGAATTCGGCGTGGCAAAGGCTTATGATAGCTACGAGAAGATCTTGGAGGACAGCGATATTGACGCCGTCTACATTCCTTTGCCAAATCACTTACACCGTGAGTGGACGATTCGCGCCGCGCAAGCTGGCAAGCATGTGCTCTGTGAGAAGCCCATCGCACTCAATGCCCGCGAGGCACAAGAGATGGTGGACGCCTGCCGCTTATGTGGCGTGCAACTCGCTGAGGCGTTCATGTACCGCTACCATCCGCGTTACGAGCGGATTCGCGAAGTCATCCAAGCGGGGGAAATCGGTGCGATTCGAACGGTTCATGGAGCATTTTCCTTCAACAACGCGAAGGATTTGGACAACATCCGCTATAAATCCGGGATGGGTGGCGGATCGATCTACGACGTTGGGTGCTACCCGATCAACGCAGCCCGGTTCTTATTGGCGCAGGAGCCACTAGCGGTCACCGTACACGCGATGTTCTCAGCGCTTCACGATGGCGTCGATATGTCCGCCACTGGTTTATTGGAGTTCGAAGATGGCGTGTCGCTCACCTTCGAGTGTGGAATGTGGTGCTATGGCAGCAATGAACTTCGGATTGTCGGGTCGGAGGGGCGAATCGACGTGCCGTTTGCCTACGTCGGCAAGCCCGAGACATTGCGGGCTAGTGTCGTCGTTGGCGACGAATGCAGAGAATTGGCTGTACCGACGGTAGATCCGTACGTCGCAGAAATCGACGACTTCGGGCGAAGCTTGTTAGCCAATCGGTTACCCCGCTTTGATCCGGAGGAATCGGTGCGAAATATGAGAGTGATTGATGCATGTTTGGCGTCCGCTCGCACAAGGGCGCGAGTATCCCTGGACTAG